The genome window GTTCACGAAGCGCGTCGTAACCTGTGGTTCCGTCGACATCGAGCCGTGGATCTAAAGGCTCAGCGTTGCCAAGGATCTTTTCGATGAGGAGCAAGCGGTGATCACCCACCACGCCACGAAGACGTGACAAATAACCGAATGGGTCGGCGAGCCCGTCGGGATGGTCGACGCGGACACCGTCGATAAAGCCGGCCGCGATGAGTTCCCGCAGCACCCGGTGCGTGTGTTCGAAGACAACGGGATCTTCTTGTCGGATTCCCGCGAGGCCGTTCACAGAGAAGAAACGACGGTAGCCGATGACACCATCGCGCCAATACCGCAGGGCGTAGCGCTGTTTTGAAAGGACGTCGAGAGGGTCGTCTCCTTCTGTACCGGGGCGAACAGGAAAGTAGTTGCCGTAGTAGTCCAGGAGGAATCGGCAGGGTTCACCACTGCCTTCTACATGAGCAGGTGCGTTGTCCTCATCGACGGGGACGATAGTGATGGCATTGACGTCATCGGGGCTGCCGAGAACCGGAATTCCTAGCTTTCCATCGGCGCCGTTGCCAGGGGACCAGTCGATATCGAAATACGAATTGAATCGTGATTCTTCCCCGTAGGTGAGGACGTCCCACCACCACGGATTGTCTTTAGGTACGTCGATACCCAAGTGGTTGGGAACGATGTCAATGATGATTCCCAACCCTTCCTCATGTGCTGCCTGAGCTAATTCCTCGAATCCCTCGCGTCCCCCCAGAGCCGGATTGACTTCGGTGGGATCGATGACGTCGTAATTATGGTTCGACGACGATGGAGCAGTCAGGATAGGGGAGAGGTAGAGGTGAGAGACGCCCAGTTCGTTGAGGTAGGGCACGATGGCTTTGGCATCGGCAAAGGTGAAAGACCGCCCGTGCGGATCGGCATCCGGGCCGCGCAATTGCAGCCGGTACGTCGCTGAGAGTGAACGGCGTGGCATGGTCTACCTCTTTCCTCATTGTCCCGTGGAGTGGTTGATGTCCACGGTCTTTAGTGTTCTCGGACACCGTAATAGCTGCTAGGCGGTGTCGGCATGTAGTTCGTGTGACGCGACAGAGCGCTGTCACGCGCGCGGATTGTGCCCGGAACGGGCCCAGTCTGGCTACAGCTCGATTCAGGATTCCACTGTACTTGCTTTTCTGGAAAGACCCAGGGCTCTGGAAAACGGTTGTCAATCTTCCATAGCTGGTGGAAGACCTCAAACGTGCTATCAGACCAATGGTGTTTTAACCATTGATGGGCGCGGAGAAGAGACGGTGTGTCGTTAATGGGGATGGCGATGAGATTTCCGTTATTGATGCACCCGATCACCGTGGGACGAGACCACTGTTCATAGAGATAGTCCCGGAGAATTCGCATGAGGATAGGATGGCTCAGCCATGCATGAGCGTTGGGGACTATCCGGTCTTCATTCGGTTGCGGACGCGTCATGGTGCTCTGGCCGCGAGAACGAACTGATGCCTTCAGCTGCGGCGATGAATCGTCGTAGCTATCGATATTTAGTGGGGGTGGGGGCGGTGTGCGAAGTTCCCACCCCGTTGCACCTGGAATGGTGGTGTCAAGAGAACGGTAGTGGATTCGCAGTCCTTTTTCCGTAGAGAAGAACTCCAGGAAATTATCTGCCGCGCTACCCCACGCGTGATTCGCCGGGCACGTGAGACTATCGCGATCAACGGGCGTCCCGTGTTTATCAGTGAGCCGGGCTACAAGACCTGCCCCGAGGTGAACGAGCGCGTCGCGGTATTGCGAGACCTGAGTCAGTGGTTGGAGCTCGAGTTGGTGGCTCTGCATGGGCGCATCGACCGGTGAGCTGTTCAGTGCCTCAGTGCTCGAGCGTCTTTGGTCTACATCTAATGACGAGGCGGGACGGGAAGAAAGAAGCGAAGCAGTTGCCTGATGAGGTGCCATGCTCTTTATTGACGACGCGATCACCGTGTGGTTCCCAGCAACCTCAATATGTGGCGAGGGACACTATGAGTTGACGCTGCAGCGCTGCGTGGCACTACTGCGCTGTGGTACTTCCACACTGTGGCGCTCCCACGCATAGAAAAACCGGGTGACAGCTGCACTGCCACCCGGAATTCCATCACCAATGTGCTGGGTTAGCCCTGGTGTTGTCGCTATTAGCCTGCGATCGAAGCCTTGTAAATACCATCGATCGTGGTAGCCAAGGTGTTGTCGAACTCTTCCTGCGACTGATCAGCGGTCAGTCCCTCGAGGAGAGCGCGAGAGAACGATGCAATGAGGCCCTTGTTGCGGGAAAGGCGCTCGTTAGCGTCGTCACGCTCGTAACCACCGGACAGCGCGACAACACGCATAACCTTCGGGTGGTTGATGAGGTCTTCGTAGAAGTTATCGACGGTCGGGATGGAGACCTTAATCATGACCTGCTGACCCTCAGGAATGTCATCCAGGCCCTTCAGAAGAGCAGCCTTCAGAAGCTCTTCAGCTTCCTCCTTGTCGTCGATAGAGATGGTGACCTCGGGCTCGAGGATCGGAACCATGCCCTTGGCCAGGACCTGCTTACCGATCTCAAACTGCTGGTCAACAACAGCCTGGATACCCTCACCATTAGCAGCGTTAATAACCGAACGCTCCTTGGTGCCGAAGATGCCCTTCTCAACGCCACGGTCGAGGAGCTTATCGAGCTCAGGCATGGGCTTCATGACCTGAACGTCGTTCTCTTCGTCGGCCAGACCCTTGTCGATCTTGAGAAGCGGAACGATACCCTTCTTCTCCCAGAGGTACTGGGCGGTAGGAATGCCTTCAATCTCGCGGTCCATCGTCATTTCGAACAGGATGGCTGCGAGTACCTTCTCGGAGGTGAAGGATGGAGAGGTAATCAGACGGCTACGCATAGCGTGGACAAGATCGAACATCTCGGCATCAGAGGAATATGCGTCATCCTGGATGCCGTAAGCGCGAAGCGCCTTCGGGGTGGATCCGCCGGATTGGTCAAGGGCAGCGATGAAGCCCTTGGCCTCAGTCATGCGAGTGGCCTGCTCCTGGTTCATTACAACTCCTTCTATGTTGCCATCATGGGCAACGTCGATGTCGTGTAGACGTTCTCCGTTATTTGTGGGAGATCATCTGTCGCGCTCTATGGTAGCCCGAAAATGTCTGAATGAACACCGATCAGACAAAAAATTGCGATCATTTCTGGCGAGTTTTCACCGTCGTGCGCGCTGATTACAGCAGTGGGATAAGGGCGGAAGTGGAGTTTGTGACGGGTGTCAGTTCGTTTACGTGCAGTAATGCCCATTCGTAGCTAACCGCAACTAATCGGGCACATTATCGCCCTATTCGGACATTGCGACGCATGAGAAAAAGTTGTGACAAACCTCACTGAGTTGTATGGGGTGTAATCCAGGCTATGTGGGCCAATCCATCCCTTTTCTGGCTCCGCTGGTGAGGTTGCGGCTCTCGATCCTGCGTCTCAACTGTGAACCTGAAGAACCTCCTCGAAGGGAAACATGGAATCAGGTGTCGATACTTAATTGAGATCTAGTGCATCGAGAAGCTGGCCTTGATTCCAGATCTCGATCTCTTGCCCTTTTTCCTGAAGCTCCTCAGCACGTTTCTGTTTCGACGTCTTCCCATTCCATTCCCCGCAGACAAGGAGGGTGGTCTTCTTTGTCACATTCTTGCCGACGGTTCCGCCCGCCTGAGCGATCGCTTGCCACAGTTGTCCCTTATCCAGCGGAGAGAATTCCCCAGTCAACGTCACGTTTTTGCCAAAGAGGGGTCCGTTCGGGTCGGCGTCGGTATTCGTCTCAGGAATATCACGGGGAGTAGCAACGGATTCCCAGTTGGACGGGCCACGGTTCCCCCGCGTTTGCCCATTTCGTGATGACTGCTGGTGATCCGACCGAGATCGTCGCGGTTTCCGGAAAAGTGACAGCGAATTGTCTTTCACTGTTCCGAACGTGTAGCCCGCCGATTCGACGACCTCCGCCATCGATTGGACGTCTGATGGCGGCTCAGTGTCGCGAGGAGAAATCCCGCATAAACTCAACATGATTTCGCCACACGCGCGAGCATCTGCCAGGGCATCGTGATGATGAAATGCCTCTGAACCCGCCGATTGAGCCACCGTCGTCAATTTATAATTAGGAAGCTCGGGGTGGAGCGCGCGTGCAAGGAGGTAGGTGCAGGCGAAAGTAATGTGCGGAATGTCGACTTTCTCTGCCCGAGCGGCGTCCCGGAGCGCGACCATATCGAACTTGGCATTGTGAGCGACGATAGGGAGGTTTTCTTTCCTGAGGAGCGCCGCAAGTTGCTCCAACCGGTCATGGCATGACGGCTCATTGGCGACTTTATCAGGGGTAATCCCATGGATCGCGGTGGTCGCCGGCGTGAAATCTGGCCACGCCGAAGGCGGTTGGCACAGCCACGTGTGGGATTCAGCTTCTTTCCCCTCGTGATACACGACGACACCGAATTGGCATATCGAACCATTAGCTTCGTTCGCCGTTTCGACGTCAAAAGCAATAAACGAGGGCGGACGTGAATCTAATGTGCCATCGGCAGGCTGAAGAACATTGCTGCGCTGAGCATCGTTATCCGGTGCGGCAGGGCTATCGTCTTGTTTCTTCTCACTTGACTTCGCTTGGTTGCCTTCTGCACTAGGACTGGCTGTGCTGTTGCCCCGTGCACCGGTACCACCTACACCGCCAAATGCCGACCGCGAATCCGTCTGATGAGAAACGGCCCGTGCTATACGACGCAAGCTCTCTAAGTCATCAGCCTGCATCGCAGTGAGGGCTTCATTAGCGAAATCAATAATGGATGTGTCGACGGAGTGAGCCGGTGAAAATCGGAGAGCGTTAGGCGCGAATCGCGAGCGCTCCCGCGATATCGGAGGAGTGGCATCCAGGAATAGATCGATAAAACCTGGTTCAAGTGGGGTGGGGTCGGTCCGTGACCAACCACGAATTGAATCCCGATCTATCTTCGTCTCCGGGTCAAGATAAATCTGTGCAGCGGGGATCCGTGAGATCGTGACCCCGCTTTCACTGATATATGCCGTGCCACCGAGGATCGGGATTGCAGCAACATACTCAGCGGGCGTCGTCTCATCGTCAGCCTGAATTTGCGAAAAACTAGCGTCAGCTGGGATTTCAGTTCCCGGGGAAGGAATATCAGTGTCGGAATTCGTCATGGTGCACTCCACTCTAACCAGTTTTACGCCGAGCGATGGCAGGTAGCCTTATGCCGAATGTTATGCCGAGTGACGGCGCCGCCGGCACAGCACGACAACAGATCGGTTCTCAACGGGAACGGTTGATTCGGGCTTATAGACGTCTGGATCATCTTCGGAGAATCCAGTGGGCAGCGATGTATCGACGACGACGCTCCAGAGGCGCGACGGATCCGTGTCTTCTGGATCGCGCGATGCCTTCACTGCATCATCTTTCGGAAGAGTGAAATCTATCCGCTCATGGTGCGCGTTGAAGCACAAGATGAATGAATCATCGAAGATTTTTTGCCCTTGCTCGTCGGGTTCAGCAATCGCTTCCCCGCCGAGGTGAACCATGAGAGACCGTCCGAAGTCATGATCCCAGTCGGCCGTCGTCATGAGCGTTCCGGCGGGAGTCATCCACGCGATATCGCGATCTTGCACGTCGTACCCCAACGGGCCACCGGCCAGGAATCTCCGACGACGGAACACGGGGTGATCATTGCGAAGCTCGATTAACCGTCGAGTGAAGTCGATCAGATCTTTATTGTCTGTTGCCTGGGACCAATCCACCCACGACAATTCCGAATCTTGGCAGTAGACGTTGTTGTTCCCATTCTGGGTACGACCCATTTCATCGCCATGGCAGATCATGGGCGTTCCCTGGCTGAGCAGCAGCGTCGTCAAGAAGTTCCGAATTTGACGGCCTCGCAGCTGGATAATGTCGGGATCATCCGTGGGGCCTTCAACGCCACAGTTCCACGACCGGTTGTGCGATTCTCCGTCGCGGTTATCTTCCTTATTAGCCTCGTTGTGTTTCTCGTTATAGCTGACGAGGTCATGGAGGGTGAACCCATCATGCGCGGTCACGAAGTTAATCGACGCGGTAGGACGTCGATCATTAGCGGCGTACAGATCTGACGATCCCGTCAAGCGTGAAGCGAACTCACCCAAGGTCGCAGGCTCGCCACGCCAGAAGTCGCGGACGGTATCTCGATACATTCCGTTCCATTCGGACCAGATGGCGGGGAAGTTTCCGACTTGGTAGCCGCCTTCGCCCACATCCCAAGGCTCGGCGATGAGCTTGACCTGGCTGACAATGGGATCTTGTTGCACGAGGTCGAAGAATGCTGACAATCGATCGACATCATGAAGTTCACGCGCGAGGGTCGACGCAAGATCGAAGCGGAATCCGTCAATATGCATCTCGGTAACCCAGTACCGCAATGAATCCATAATCAATTGCAGCGTGTGGGGATGCCGGACATTCAGGCTATTTCCCGTACCCGTGTAGTCCATATAGTGCTGACGGTCATCATCGACCAGGCGATAATAAGCCGCGTTGTCGATACCCCGGAAGCTCAGCGTCGGCCCCATATGGTTGCCCTCCGCCGTGTGGTTATAGACGACGTCGAGAATGACTTCGATGTCATTGTCGTGGAAAGCCCGCACCATGTTCTTGAACTCAGAAACAGCGGCGCCGGGTTTCTTGGCAGCTGCGTAATCTTGGTGAGGCGCCAAGAAGCCGAAGGTGTTGTATCCCCAGTAGTTGCTGAGACCGAGCTCGTGGAGCCGATCATCCTGATAGAACTGGTGGATAGGCATGAGCTCGATAGCTGTCACGCCAAGATCTTTGAGGTACTTGACGATTGAGGGGTGGGCGAGGCCAGCATAGGTACCGCGATAATTCTCGGGCACGTCAGGGTGCGTCATGGTCATGCCCTTGACGTGAGCTTCGTAAACAACGGTCTTGTTCATCGGGTGCCGCGGTAGCCGATCAGACCCCCAATCGAAATAGGGGTTGATGACGACGGACAACATGGTGTGGCCCAAGCTGTCGTCGGTATTGCGTTCATCGGGGTTATCGATGTCATAGCTGAACAGGGAAGCGTCGCCGTCGAATTTCCCATCGAAAGCCTTTGCATAGGGATCGAGCAGTATTTTCGACGGGTCGCAGCGAAGGCCCTGATGTGGATCCCATGGGCCATGAACGCGGTAGCCGTAGCGTTGTCCTGGGATAATTCCAGGTAGGTAGCAGTGCCAAATGTGGGCGTCGACCTCGCGCATCTCGATGCGGGTCTCGGCACCGTCACTGTCAATCAGGCAGAGTTCTACCTTGTCGGCGACCTCTGAGAACAGAGCAAAGTTCGTTCCCGAGCCATCGTATGTTGATCCCAAAGGGTATGAGTTTCCCGGCCATACGACGAGGTCAGGGGCGTTATCGGAGGATGTCGCCGACGATCCATCGTTGGCTGTGGCGTCATCTGTGGCTGGAGAAGTTGCTTGCCCGGATATCGTTGGGGCCTCGTGGTCATTATCGACGATCTTCTCGGAAGCCTGCTCCTGTGTATTTTTCATGACGTTAATTTTAGCGGGGAGGGTGGACAAACCATGATTTCCCCGCGTGAGATTGAGCTATTCCGTCGAGGATGATTCGTAATCCTGCATTTGCGCTTGCGCTGAGCAGTGCTCTCCATGCGTCAATATTCGCAGTGCTATGTGTCAGCAGTTCGTCCCACTCAGAAGCACGTGGATGGCTTGATGCGGAGGAAGAAGCATCGTCGTCTGTTTGGGATGGCTCGTCGCCGTGTCCATCGTGGTCATCGTCGGCAGTAAAAACTGAGGAGGCAACAATTTTCGACGCCTCCGCCGCTGTTTGCTCACGGATAGCGAGACCGAGGATGAAGGAGATGAGCGTTGTTGAGCCGTCGAGGATTGTGGCCTCGTCGCCATCAGGAAGAGAAGAACGTAGGATTTGCGACAATGCGTCGATAGGATCGTTGGTTACCATTCCTGCTGGTAGTGCCGCAGATATGAGGTCTGCAGCGTCCCGACAACAGATGCACTGTCGATAAAAGCCGGCGCAGAATATATATGCATGTCGATACCACTGAGGACGAGGGCGTTGCGACGTCGTTGCCGAAACGTCATCCGATATTGGTGATAATTCGGAATCGCGCGATCCTTCGTCGTCATCGACGCTTTTAAGAAGTCGCTCCTTAAGATCATCCAGAGGGGAAAGAAGCTCATCAGCTACTCCACCGAGGAGGGCCTGCTTGTTGGGAAAATGCCAGTACAGTGCAGCTGGGGCGACGTCTAAGGTACGGGCCAGACGCCGAATCGTGAGATCTCCTAACCCGTACTCGTGCAGAATGTTTAGAGCACTCGTGATGATCGCCGTCGTTGTGAGCTGCATGCCTTCAAAGATAAACCGTTCGTGGACTGCGTTTCGAGCAAAGTAGCGTAGTTTTTCGCAATGACGGCAATCGTCGCCGGGGCATTCGACGTCGGCTAGTGTGTCGCCAGTGGACGTGTCGCGCTAAGGTGTCAAAACTCTGTGAGAACCCTGGAAGCTTTGGGGAATATGCGGATATTAATAGCGGGAAAGGTAGAATGACCGCGGTATCTTAGTGGTAAAGGAGCTATGTGTCGTGCCAGATGTAGTGTTGTCAGAAGCAGATGAGGTACAGACTGCGGATCAGGGCGATAAAAGGGGACAGTCTCGCGCGCAGGTACGTCGTTGGGGGGCCGCGCTCATGACTGCATCGCTTTGTGGGGCATTAGCCGCTTGTTCACACGGATCATCGTCGGATGATGAAACGAGTTCTTCGGCAGCTCAGGCATCATCGAGTAGTTCTTCTGCGAAACCCGCATCGTCTGCTGAAGCAACACAGCCGCCCGCAACACAATCAGATAACGCCGCGGGGGATGAGCAGTCCGGTGGTGCGAAACTCGGTGCGGATATTCCCACCGTTCCAGACTCGAATGAAACCCCGTCAAGTGGGCCCAAGCCGATCAACGGAAAGCCTGGTAGCGAACAAGACGTCGAGAGCATTAAGGATGCTCTCGGCCACTACGGGGATACCTCCGGAACCGTGCGTCACTACTACGAAAGCACGAAAGCCTATACATGCAAGGATCGTATTGCTGCCCATCCGGAAGTGTTCTCTGACGAGAACATCAATTCTCTGCCCAATGAGTCAATTGACAAGATGGGCTTAGCTGGGTCGATCCCGAAATTTAACAACATCTCCAACATCAAAGTCGACGGTGACCGGGCGACTGCCTCGGTAAACACCACGTTCAATGGTGCGACCTCGACGGGGACGATGTTGTTCACCAAGGAAGACGGTCAGTGGAAAGTCTGCTCTGACTAGAAATTACCCCCTTGCTGTGTCTCATTGAACAGTGTTCAGGAATGGAATAACCTTGAACACAACGATGGTGGTTATCCGGAGAATCACCACGGTTATGGAGGTACAGCATTATGTCGGAGAACACGACGCAACAGACAAGAACGAGTCAGTCGGCTACCAGCAGTGAGACAGCTTCGGCCGAACAAGACATTTTGGACCTGGCCCGCGAAAAGGTCCTTGAGCGTGGGGAAGGGCTTTCTCAACCAGAAATTGTTCGGGCGATGACGATTTCCGACGATCGTATCGACGAACTCCTGGCTTTGGCTCACGAGGTTCGGCTTCGCTGGTGTGGGGACGCAGTTGAGGCAGAGGGAATCATCTCCCTGAAGACGGGTGGGTGCCCGGAAGACTGCCACTTCTGTGCACAGTCGGGGCTCTTTGAATCGCCCGTCCGGTCCGCGTGGCTTGATATCCCGGCCCTTGTGGAAGCTGCTAAACAAACAGCAAAGACGGGCGCGACGGAATTTTGTATCGTTGCCGCCGTCAAAGGGCCTGACGAACGCTTGATGAGCCAGCTTGAAGAGGCCATCGCCGCGATTAAGGCAGAAGTCGACATCGAAGTTGCTGCCTCCATCGGCATTCTCACCAAAGAGCAAGTGGAACGTTTGGCGAAGGCAGGGGTCCACCGCTACAACCACAACCTGGAAACCGCGAAGAGCTACTTCCCCCACGTGGTAACAACCCACTCCTGGGAGAAGCGCCGCGAAACCTGCGAGATGGTCCGTGACGCAGGCATGGAAGTCTGCTGTGGCGGCATCGTGGGAATGGGGGAGACTGTTGAGCAACGCGCAGAGTTCGCTGCTCAATTGGCTGAACTCCGCCCCGACGAAGTCC of Corynebacterium kroppenstedtii DSM 44385 contains these proteins:
- a CDS encoding exonuclease domain-containing protein → MTNSDTDIPSPGTEIPADASFSQIQADDETTPAEYVAAIPILGGTAYISESGVTISRIPAAQIYLDPETKIDRDSIRGWSRTDPTPLEPGFIDLFLDATPPISRERSRFAPNALRFSPAHSVDTSIIDFANEALTAMQADDLESLRRIARAVSHQTDSRSAFGGVGGTGARGNSTASPSAEGNQAKSSEKKQDDSPAAPDNDAQRSNVLQPADGTLDSRPPSFIAFDVETANEANGSICQFGVVVYHEGKEAESHTWLCQPPSAWPDFTPATTAIHGITPDKVANEPSCHDRLEQLAALLRKENLPIVAHNAKFDMVALRDAARAEKVDIPHITFACTYLLARALHPELPNYKLTTVAQSAGSEAFHHHDALADARACGEIMLSLCGISPRDTEPPSDVQSMAEVVESAGYTFGTVKDNSLSLFRKPRRSRSDHQQSSRNGQTRGNRGPSNWESVATPRDIPETNTDADPNGPLFGKNVTLTGEFSPLDKGQLWQAIAQAGGTVGKNVTKKTTLLVCGEWNGKTSKQKRAEELQEKGQEIEIWNQGQLLDALDLN
- the glgX gene encoding glycogen debranching protein GlgX produces the protein MKNTQEQASEKIVDNDHEAPTISGQATSPATDDATANDGSSATSSDNAPDLVVWPGNSYPLGSTYDGSGTNFALFSEVADKVELCLIDSDGAETRIEMREVDAHIWHCYLPGIIPGQRYGYRVHGPWDPHQGLRCDPSKILLDPYAKAFDGKFDGDASLFSYDIDNPDERNTDDSLGHTMLSVVINPYFDWGSDRLPRHPMNKTVVYEAHVKGMTMTHPDVPENYRGTYAGLAHPSIVKYLKDLGVTAIELMPIHQFYQDDRLHELGLSNYWGYNTFGFLAPHQDYAAAKKPGAAVSEFKNMVRAFHDNDIEVILDVVYNHTAEGNHMGPTLSFRGIDNAAYYRLVDDDRQHYMDYTGTGNSLNVRHPHTLQLIMDSLRYWVTEMHIDGFRFDLASTLARELHDVDRLSAFFDLVQQDPIVSQVKLIAEPWDVGEGGYQVGNFPAIWSEWNGMYRDTVRDFWRGEPATLGEFASRLTGSSDLYAANDRRPTASINFVTAHDGFTLHDLVSYNEKHNEANKEDNRDGESHNRSWNCGVEGPTDDPDIIQLRGRQIRNFLTTLLLSQGTPMICHGDEMGRTQNGNNNVYCQDSELSWVDWSQATDNKDLIDFTRRLIELRNDHPVFRRRRFLAGGPLGYDVQDRDIAWMTPAGTLMTTADWDHDFGRSLMVHLGGEAIAEPDEQGQKIFDDSFILCFNAHHERIDFTLPKDDAVKASRDPEDTDPSRLWSVVVDTSLPTGFSEDDPDVYKPESTVPVENRSVVVLCRRRRHSA
- a CDS encoding fructose bisphosphate aldolase, translating into MNQEQATRMTEAKGFIAALDQSGGSTPKALRAYGIQDDAYSSDAEMFDLVHAMRSRLITSPSFTSEKVLAAILFEMTMDREIEGIPTAQYLWEKKGIVPLLKIDKGLADEENDVQVMKPMPELDKLLDRGVEKGIFGTKERSVINAANGEGIQAVVDQQFEIGKQVLAKGMVPILEPEVTISIDDKEEAEELLKAALLKGLDDIPEGQQVMIKVSIPTVDNFYEDLINHPKVMRVVALSGGYERDDANERLSRNKGLIASFSRALLEGLTADQSQEEFDNTLATTIDGIYKASIAG
- a CDS encoding Rv0361 family membrane protein codes for the protein MPDVVLSEADEVQTADQGDKRGQSRAQVRRWGAALMTASLCGALAACSHGSSSDDETSSSAAQASSSSSSAKPASSAEATQPPATQSDNAAGDEQSGGAKLGADIPTVPDSNETPSSGPKPINGKPGSEQDVESIKDALGHYGDTSGTVRHYYESTKAYTCKDRIAAHPEVFSDENINSLPNESIDKMGLAGSIPKFNNISNIKVDGDRATASVNTTFNGATSTGTMLFTKEDGQWKVCSD
- the bioB gene encoding biotin synthase BioB; the protein is MSENTTQQTRTSQSATSSETASAEQDILDLAREKVLERGEGLSQPEIVRAMTISDDRIDELLALAHEVRLRWCGDAVEAEGIISLKTGGCPEDCHFCAQSGLFESPVRSAWLDIPALVEAAKQTAKTGATEFCIVAAVKGPDERLMSQLEEAIAAIKAEVDIEVAASIGILTKEQVERLAKAGVHRYNHNLETAKSYFPHVVTTHSWEKRRETCEMVRDAGMEVCCGGIVGMGETVEQRAEFAAQLAELRPDEVPMNFLDPRPGTPFANRPVMESNEALKTIGAFRLALPKTILRFAGGRELTLGDLGAEKGLLGGINAIIVGNYLTTLGRPQETDVDMLNRLHLPIKALNATV
- a CDS encoding TetR/AcrR family transcriptional regulator; translated protein: MQLTTTAIITSALNILHEYGLGDLTIRRLARTLDVAPAALYWHFPNKQALLGGVADELLSPLDDLKERLLKSVDDDEGSRDSELSPISDDVSATTSQRPRPQWYRHAYIFCAGFYRQCICCRDAADLISAALPAGMVTNDPIDALSQILRSSLPDGDEATILDGSTTLISFILGLAIREQTAAEASKIVASSVFTADDDHDGHGDEPSQTDDDASSSASSHPRASEWDELLTHSTANIDAWRALLSASANAGLRIILDGIAQSHAGKSWFVHPPR